TCGTACTTCTTCGGGAAAGGTTTCGCCGGTGCCCGCCCGCATGATCGATTCGATGCGGCTGCGCCAGCCTTCGAACTCATCTTCCGAAAGCCCTCCGGGCACGGCAAGCGCCTCGTCGAATATGACGCGCACGGTGCTGCAGGGCTTCGGGATGACGAAGCGGTCCCAAGTCTTGAGCCGCCAGCAGGAAGAATACTCGACGTGGATAGGAATCACCGGAGCGCCGCTGGTTTCGGCGAGTTTCACGATGCCCGCTTGGATCACGTGGCGGGGACCGCGAGGACCATCCGGGGTGACGCAGACATCCACGCCCTCGCGGAGCGCCTTCCGCATACCCACAAGGGCCGCGACACCGCGACGCGAAGACGAGCCGCGGACGGAGCCGATACCGAAGACCCCCATGGCCTGTGCCAGCGCGGCACCGTCATGGCTGGCGCTGGTCAGCACCACGGCCTGCCGGTGCTTGCCGCAAGCACGCTTCCACGCCGCGGGAACGGTGAAGATGCAATTGTGCCAGAGGCAATAGACGACAGGGCCCGCGATCCCACCGGGACGGGTGAGCCCGCAGCGGTCGGTGATCTCGAAGCGCAGCGTGGCGCACCATGCCTGCATGATCCGCCCGGCGAGCTTGCCGAGGAAGGTGGCCTTGCCGCTCTCGCGGATCTCGCTGCGATCGCCCGCCATTACAGGAAACCTCCCGCGTGCAGGGTCTCGACCAAATATTGCTGGCGGGCCAGCAGGCTCTGATAGAATTCGTGACGCTGTGGATCCGGATCGCGACGCGTGGAGTCATCCACGGTCACGATGTAGCCGGCGATTTCATCGAAGCCGAGCGACTCGCCATTGAGGCGGAAATAGACGACCGCCGCTTGCATGGCAGCGCCGAGCAAGGGGCCGCCGCTCCCGGCGACGGCGACGACGGGAACACCAAAGACATCCGCGAGGAGTTGCTGGAACGCCGGGCCGGCATCGCGGGCAACACGAACGCCGGCAGGCTCGAAGCCGAGGTCGCGAAGTCGGCTGAAAGCATAGCCGAAGCCTAGGGCCAGGCCCTCTGCGGAGGCGCGGGCCAAATTGGCCGGGGTGAAATTATCCAGGGTGATGCCGTGCATCACGCCGCTGGCATCCGGCAAGCGCGGGGTCGCTTCGCCACGCAGATACGGGAGGAACAACAGACCGTTTGCCCCGGCAGCGGTAGACTCCAAGGCGCGCTCGAACTCTCCGGCGGACCATCCGTAATGACGGCGTACGAGTTCCAATGCGGATACAGCGTTTGCCATCCCGAGGCGCGAGAGCCAGCGGCCCGAGGCATCGCAGAGCGTGGCGGCCTCACCGCGGAAATCGACCAAGGGACCATCCGAGACAGCGGAGAGCGAGCCATCCGCGGAGAGATCGGCGACGACGGCGCCATCCGATGCGGCACCGACCGCGAGGGCGGCCAAGGCGGCGGAACCGGAGCCCGGAGCGATAATGACGCCTTCAGGAAGTCCCCACGCTTTGCAGAGGGCGGGCCTCAAGGTGCCGCGCGGCTGGGCCGGGGAGATTCCCGGCGGCAGCATGTCGAAGAGGCGGACATCGATGAACTCCATCAACTCCGCGCTCCAGCGGCGCTGCGGGACATTGAAGAGCCCGGTGGTGGCCGCCGAGCCCGCTTCGATGCCTGCCTCTCCGCTGAGCCAGTAACCGATGAAGTCCTGCGGCGTCATCAGGCGGGCCGCGCGCTGGAAATGATAGGGCTCGTGCTGCTTGAGCCAGAGGCACTGGGCGGCGAGGGAACCTGCTTCGACGGGATTGCCAGCGAGTTCAATCAGCCCAGGCCCGCCGCCAAAGGCGCGACCGATCTCGTCGGCCTGGCGCTGGGCGGAGCGGTCGATGCCGAGCTTCGCCGGGCGGATGATGCGGTTGCTCTCATCGAGCACCACCATGCCACCGGTGGGTGCGGTGATGCCGATACCGGCGACGCTGCCGCGGTGATTACCGAGACCCTCGAGGCATTGACGCATCGCTTGGTCTGCAGCGGCAATCCATTGCGCGGGATCCTGCTCGCGATAGCCATCGGGGAGCCCCTCGACCCATGTATGGGCGGCGACGGCCTCCGCGGACACCGTCGCGGCTTCCAGATCGAGCGCCACCACGCGGGTGGCCGCGTGGCCGATTTCAATTCCGAGGAAATGCATGCACTGCTTTCTTTGGGGCCGGGTGTCACGGCATCCAAGGGGCGGGCATACCCTTTGCCGCAGCTACCCACTTGGCAAGCCCGCGCTTGAATCCTCGCGGTCTTGCCGCATCGTCCTCCGCGTGAGCGATTTCGAAGAGAAGGTGCGCGAGGCCCTCGCCTCCCCGCAAAACCAAGGTGAACTGGCTGATGCCGATGCGGTCGGGACGGTGGGTTCGCCGGACTGTGGGGACATGCTGCGGATGTGGCTGAAGTTCACCGAGAAGGACGGCAAGCGGGTGATCGACCGGGCCTCCTTCCAATCCTTCGGCTGCCAGACCGCAATCGCGGTAGCCTCGATGGCGACGGAGTTGCTGAAGGGCAAGACGGCGGAGGAGGCTCGCGAGCTCTCGGCGAACGAACTCACCGGGGATCTGGGGCCGCTGCCGCCGATGAAAATCCATTGCGGTCAGCTGGTGGAGGGTGCGCTCAAGAATGCACTGGATCAGACGCCGGCAGCGCCCTTGGCAGCACCGGTTGGAGGCACACTTGCCGAGGCGATGCAGAAGCCTGCGGGAAAGATCCGGATCGTGCCGCTGGATTGAGAAGTCATGGGCTTCTCGATCAACACGTTCTATCAGCAGATCTTCAGGCTATGGCGGAAGAAGCGGCTGGTCCTGTTCCAGCGTTACATCTCGCCGGGCAAAGAGGACCTGCTGTTGGACGTGGGTGGCTATCCGATCTTCTGGACGGCGCATGCGCCGATGGTAGCGAGAGTGGATACGCTGAACCTGCATTGCGGCAGCTTTGATGCGGAGCGATTCCCGGAGCACGAGATCAGAACGTTGGAGGGAGACGGGCGGGCGCTGGAGTTTGCGGATGGGAGCTATGATATTGCGTTCTCGAACAGCGTGATCGAGCACGTGGGTTCATGGGAGGACCAGAAGCGCTTCGCCGCGGAGATGTGCCGGGTGGGCAAACGCGTGTGGTGTCAAACACCTGCTCTGGAATGCCCGATCGAGCCGCACTTCCTCGCGCCCTTCGTCCACTGGCTGCCGAGGAGCTGGCGGCCTTTCGTCGTGTGCTACTTCACCCCGAGGGGTTGGGCGGCAAAGGGCAACAAGGCGGCGATCCAAGAGATGGTCGATTGGACGCGGCTCATCTCGAAACGCGAGATGAAGGAACTCTTCCCGGACTGCCAGATCGTAA
This is a stretch of genomic DNA from Luteolibacter rhizosphaerae. It encodes these proteins:
- a CDS encoding lysophospholipid acyltransferase family protein, whose translation is MAGDRSEIRESGKATFLGKLAGRIMQAWCATLRFEITDRCGLTRPGGIAGPVVYCLWHNCIFTVPAAWKRACGKHRQAVVLTSASHDGAALAQAMGVFGIGSVRGSSSRRGVAALVGMRKALREGVDVCVTPDGPRGPRHVIQAGIVKLAETSGAPVIPIHVEYSSCWRLKTWDRFVIPKPCSTVRVIFDEALAVPGGLSEDEFEGWRSRIESIMRAGTGETFPEEVR
- a CDS encoding FGGY family carbohydrate kinase, whose product is MHFLGIEIGHAATRVVALDLEAATVSAEAVAAHTWVEGLPDGYREQDPAQWIAAADQAMRQCLEGLGNHRGSVAGIGITAPTGGMVVLDESNRIIRPAKLGIDRSAQRQADEIGRAFGGGPGLIELAGNPVEAGSLAAQCLWLKQHEPYHFQRAARLMTPQDFIGYWLSGEAGIEAGSAATTGLFNVPQRRWSAELMEFIDVRLFDMLPPGISPAQPRGTLRPALCKAWGLPEGVIIAPGSGSAALAALAVGAASDGAVVADLSADGSLSAVSDGPLVDFRGEAATLCDASGRWLSRLGMANAVSALELVRRHYGWSAGEFERALESTAAGANGLLFLPYLRGEATPRLPDASGVMHGITLDNFTPANLARASAEGLALGFGYAFSRLRDLGFEPAGVRVARDAGPAFQQLLADVFGVPVVAVAGSGGPLLGAAMQAAVVYFRLNGESLGFDEIAGYIVTVDDSTRRDPDPQRHEFYQSLLARQQYLVETLHAGGFL
- a CDS encoding iron-sulfur cluster assembly scaffold protein, coding for MSDFEEKVREALASPQNQGELADADAVGTVGSPDCGDMLRMWLKFTEKDGKRVIDRASFQSFGCQTAIAVASMATELLKGKTAEEARELSANELTGDLGPLPPMKIHCGQLVEGALKNALDQTPAAPLAAPVGGTLAEAMQKPAGKIRIVPLD
- a CDS encoding class I SAM-dependent methyltransferase, which produces MGFSINTFYQQIFRLWRKKRLVLFQRYISPGKEDLLLDVGGYPIFWTAHAPMVARVDTLNLHCGSFDAERFPEHEIRTLEGDGRALEFADGSYDIAFSNSVIEHVGSWEDQKRFAAEMCRVGKRVWCQTPALECPIEPHFLAPFVHWLPRSWRPFVVCYFTPRGWAAKGNKAAIQEMVDWTRLISKREMKELFPDCQIVTEYLAPFVPKSYIAVRR